From Candidatus Zixiibacteriota bacterium, the proteins below share one genomic window:
- a CDS encoding DUF378 domain-containing protein, translating into MKTLDVIVAALLVIGGLNWGLVGIFGFDLVASIFGDMSFLSRIVYAVVGLSALYQAVQWKAIQRRWAVLSPAGA; encoded by the coding sequence ATGAAGACATTAGACGTAATCGTAGCCGCGCTTCTGGTAATCGGGGGTTTGAACTGGGGGCTGGTCGGCATTTTCGGATTCGATCTGGTCGCCTCGATTTTCGGTGATATGAGCTTTCTGAGCAGAATCGTCTACGCCGTTGTAGGCCTGAGCGCTCTCTACCAGGCAGTGCAGTGGAAAGCGATCCAGCGTCGCTGGGCAGTCCTGTCACCGGCCGGTGCTTGA
- a CDS encoding HDIG domain-containing protein — protein sequence MPEEVYKLWPELEWIKDEKLREQTADAWALALKLSPLTVDDLNEIPFTLLIKDCPVTFMEHKRAVVHLSYESAQTMQKFFGTNLPIDLDTVVAGAILADVGKLLEYEKIEGKAVQSDFGKAVRHPFSGVGLAMQCGVPKEVCHIIAAHAGEGDMVKRTTEAYIVHHCDFMSFLPFKNL from the coding sequence ATGCCCGAAGAAGTCTATAAACTCTGGCCCGAACTGGAATGGATCAAAGATGAGAAACTGCGTGAACAGACCGCCGACGCCTGGGCGCTGGCGCTGAAACTCAGTCCCTTGACCGTGGACGATCTGAACGAGATTCCCTTTACGCTTCTGATCAAGGATTGCCCGGTGACATTTATGGAACATAAACGTGCGGTGGTTCATCTGTCGTATGAATCCGCTCAGACGATGCAGAAATTTTTCGGCACCAACTTACCGATTGACCTGGATACGGTCGTGGCCGGGGCGATTCTGGCCGATGTCGGCAAGTTGCTGGAATATGAAAAGATCGAGGGTAAAGCGGTGCAGTCCGATTTCGGCAAAGCAGTCCGTCATCCGTTTTCAGGAGTCGGACTGGCGATGCAGTGCGGGGTGCCGAAAGAGGTCTGTCATATAATCGCCGCTCATGCCGGCGAGGGCGATATGGTCAAACGCACGACCGAGGCCTATATAGTCCACCACTGCGATTTCATGAGCTTTCTGCCGTTCAAAAATCTGTAG